A region of Mycobacteriales bacterium DNA encodes the following proteins:
- a CDS encoding class II fumarate hydratase, which produces MSDEAFRVEHDSMGEVRVPADALWRAQTQRAVENFPVSGLRVDPALVRALGAIKWAAALANADLGVLDRDVADAVAAAAGEVAEGRHYEQFPIDVFQTGSGTSSNMNANEVVATLATRRLGRDVHPNDHVNASQSSNDVFPSAIHVATTKALVRDLRPALDHLAAALERKAGEFANVVKSGRTHLMDATPVTLGQEFGGYAAAIRIGIERIDAALPRVGELPLGGTAVGTGINTPAGFAARVIETLRTELDLPLTEARDHFEAQASRDALVECSGVLRVIAVSLNKICNDLRWMSSGPRAGLGEIHLPDLQPGSSIMPGKVNPVIPEAVHQVVAQVIGNDAAVAFGGAAGNFELNVNLPVIARNVLESVRLLANISRLLADKTVDGIEADEERCRFYAEASPSIVTPLNRYLGYEEAAKVAKQALAENKTIRQVVVERGHVRDGRLTEEQLDAALDVLAMTRRPG; this is translated from the coding sequence ATGAGCGACGAGGCGTTCCGCGTCGAGCACGACTCGATGGGTGAGGTGCGCGTCCCCGCCGACGCGCTGTGGCGGGCGCAGACGCAGCGCGCGGTGGAGAACTTCCCGGTGTCCGGGCTGCGCGTCGACCCGGCGCTGGTCCGCGCGCTCGGCGCGATCAAGTGGGCGGCCGCGCTCGCCAACGCCGACCTCGGCGTGCTCGACCGCGACGTCGCCGACGCGGTCGCGGCGGCGGCCGGCGAGGTCGCCGAGGGGCGGCACTACGAGCAGTTCCCCATCGACGTGTTCCAGACCGGCTCCGGCACGTCGAGCAACATGAACGCCAACGAGGTCGTCGCAACGCTCGCCACGCGCCGCCTGGGCCGCGACGTCCATCCGAACGACCACGTCAACGCGAGCCAGTCGAGCAACGACGTCTTCCCCAGCGCGATCCACGTCGCGACGACGAAGGCGCTGGTGCGCGACCTGCGGCCCGCGCTCGACCATCTCGCGGCGGCGCTGGAACGCAAGGCCGGGGAGTTCGCGAACGTCGTCAAGAGCGGCCGCACGCACCTGATGGACGCGACGCCGGTGACGCTCGGCCAGGAGTTCGGCGGCTACGCCGCCGCGATCCGCATCGGCATCGAGCGGATCGACGCGGCGCTCCCCCGCGTCGGCGAGCTGCCGCTCGGCGGCACCGCCGTCGGCACCGGCATCAACACGCCGGCCGGGTTCGCGGCGCGGGTCATCGAGACGTTGCGGACCGAGCTGGACCTGCCGCTCACCGAGGCGCGCGACCACTTCGAGGCGCAGGCGTCGCGCGACGCGCTGGTCGAGTGCAGCGGCGTCCTGCGGGTGATCGCCGTCAGCCTCAACAAGATCTGCAACGACCTCCGCTGGATGTCCAGCGGCCCGCGCGCCGGGCTCGGCGAGATCCACCTGCCGGACCTCCAGCCCGGGTCCTCGATCATGCCCGGCAAGGTCAACCCGGTGATCCCGGAGGCGGTGCACCAGGTCGTCGCGCAGGTGATCGGCAACGATGCGGCGGTGGCGTTCGGCGGCGCGGCCGGCAACTTCGAGCTCAACGTCAACCTGCCGGTGATCGCGCGCAACGTGCTGGAGTCGGTGCGGCTGCTCGCGAACATCTCCCGCCTGCTCGCCGACAAGACGGTCGACGGCATCGAGGCCGACGAGGAGCGGTGCCGGTTCTACGCGGAGGCGTCGCCGTCGATCGTGACGCCGCTGAACCGCTACCTCGGCTACGAGGAGGCGGCGAAGGTCGCGAAGCAGGCGCTCGCCGAGAACAAGACGATCCGCCAGGTCGTGGTCGAGCGCGGTCACGTCCGCGACGGGCGGCTCACCGAGGAGCAGCTCGACGCGGCGCTGGACGTGCTCGCGATGACCCGCCGCCCCGGGTGA
- a CDS encoding fumarate hydratase, translating to MPDFDYTDLLPLGPSDTPYRLLTTDGVSTVEAAGREFLVVEPEALRLLTETAMRDIAHLLRPGHLRQLRAILDDPEASPNDRFVALDLLKNANIAAGGVLPMCQDTGTAIVMGKRGQGVLTSGNDAEHISRGVFDAYTRLNLRYSQLAPLTMWEEKNTGSNLPAQVELYATDGDAYSFLFMAKGGGSANKSYLYQETKAVLNPTAMLRFLDEKIRSLGTAACPPYHLAIVVGGTSAEYALKTAKYASARYLDTLPTSGSPSGHGFRDVELEREVLELTRNMGIGAQFGGKYFCHDVRVVRLPRHGASCPVAIAVSCSADRQAVGKITRDGVFLEELERDPAQYLPETTDEHLSDDVVRIDLTRPMDEIRAELSRYPVKTRLSLNGPMVVARDIAHAKIKERLDAGEPMPAYLRDMCVYYAGPAKTPDGYASGSFGPTTAGRMDSYVDQFQTAGGSFVMLAKGNRSKAVTEACKKHGGFYLGSIGGPAARLARDCITKVDVIEYPELGMEAVWRIEVRDFPAFVVVDDKGNDFFAETATPVPLTIGARP from the coding sequence GTGCCCGACTTCGACTACACCGACCTGCTCCCGCTCGGCCCGAGCGACACCCCGTACCGCCTCCTCACGACCGACGGCGTCTCCACGGTCGAGGCGGCCGGACGCGAGTTCCTCGTGGTGGAGCCGGAGGCGTTGCGGCTCCTGACCGAGACGGCGATGCGCGACATCGCGCACCTGCTGCGCCCCGGCCACCTGCGCCAGCTCCGCGCCATCCTGGACGACCCCGAGGCGAGCCCGAACGACCGGTTCGTCGCGCTGGACCTGCTCAAGAACGCCAACATCGCGGCCGGTGGCGTGCTGCCGATGTGCCAGGACACCGGCACCGCGATTGTCATGGGCAAGCGCGGCCAGGGCGTCCTCACCTCCGGCAACGACGCCGAGCACATCAGCCGCGGCGTCTTCGACGCGTACACCCGGCTGAACCTGCGCTACTCGCAGCTCGCGCCGTTGACCATGTGGGAGGAGAAGAACACCGGCAGCAACCTGCCCGCGCAGGTCGAGCTGTACGCGACCGACGGGGACGCGTACTCGTTCCTGTTCATGGCCAAGGGCGGCGGCTCGGCGAACAAGAGCTACCTGTACCAGGAGACCAAGGCGGTCCTGAACCCGACCGCGATGCTGCGGTTCCTGGACGAGAAGATCCGCTCGCTCGGCACCGCCGCCTGCCCGCCGTACCACCTGGCGATCGTCGTCGGCGGCACCAGCGCCGAGTACGCGTTGAAGACCGCGAAGTACGCCTCCGCCCGCTACCTGGACACGCTGCCGACGTCGGGCAGCCCGAGCGGCCACGGCTTCCGCGACGTCGAGCTGGAACGCGAGGTGCTCGAGCTGACCCGGAACATGGGCATCGGCGCGCAGTTCGGCGGCAAGTACTTCTGCCACGACGTGCGCGTCGTCCGGCTGCCCCGCCACGGCGCGTCCTGCCCGGTCGCGATCGCCGTGTCGTGCAGCGCCGACCGGCAGGCCGTCGGCAAGATCACCCGCGACGGCGTGTTCCTCGAGGAGCTGGAGCGCGACCCCGCGCAGTACCTCCCGGAGACGACCGACGAGCACCTCTCCGACGACGTCGTGCGCATCGACCTCACCCGCCCGATGGACGAGATCCGCGCCGAGCTGTCTCGGTACCCGGTGAAGACCCGGCTGTCGCTGAACGGCCCGATGGTCGTCGCCCGCGACATCGCGCACGCGAAGATCAAGGAACGCCTCGACGCGGGCGAGCCGATGCCCGCGTACCTGCGCGACATGTGCGTCTACTACGCCGGCCCGGCGAAGACGCCGGACGGCTACGCGTCCGGCTCGTTCGGGCCGACGACGGCCGGACGGATGGACTCCTACGTCGACCAGTTCCAGACGGCGGGCGGCTCGTTCGTCATGCTCGCGAAGGGCAACCGGTCGAAGGCCGTGACCGAGGCGTGCAAGAAGCACGGCGGCTTCTACCTCGGCTCCATCGGCGGCCCGGCCGCGCGGCTCGCGCGGGACTGCATCACCAAGGTCGACGTCATCGAGTACCCCGAGCTCGGCATGGAGGCCGTCTGGCGGATCGAGGTCCGCGACTTCCCTGCGTTCGTCGTCGTGGACGACAAGGGGAACGACTTCTTCGCCGAGACCGCGACGCCGGTCCCGCTGACCATCGGCGCCCGCCCCTAG
- a CDS encoding ABC transporter permease, with protein MKVLWLLTKRAVREAVRTPEATVPLLFIPVFFLLINLGQLGKQFDPDTTPFLHGQNYAAFQLPVSLIFAVIGIGSGLALVTEIENGYFDKFLVAPIPRVTILLGRLGADFIRNLLTATVVLAIGLAVGVRIEAGVLGAVVLVLLCAFFGMAYGGSAILIALKTGNTQAVNLASLVFFPLLFLSPNVVPRSFMQGWLQALARFNPVTYVLEGTRSLVLDGWVWERLAACLLVTFATAVVLLGLSVRAMRSYGS; from the coding sequence ATGAAGGTCCTCTGGCTGCTGACCAAGCGCGCGGTGCGCGAGGCGGTGCGCACGCCCGAGGCGACCGTGCCGCTGCTGTTCATCCCGGTGTTCTTCCTGCTCATCAACCTCGGCCAGCTCGGGAAGCAGTTCGACCCGGACACGACGCCGTTCCTGCACGGGCAGAACTACGCGGCGTTCCAGCTCCCGGTGTCGCTGATCTTCGCGGTCATCGGCATCGGCAGCGGCCTGGCGCTGGTGACCGAGATCGAGAACGGCTACTTCGACAAGTTCCTCGTCGCGCCGATCCCGCGCGTGACGATCCTGCTCGGCCGGCTCGGCGCCGACTTCATCCGCAACCTGCTCACCGCGACCGTCGTGCTCGCCATCGGGCTCGCGGTCGGCGTGCGGATCGAGGCGGGCGTCCTCGGCGCGGTCGTGCTGGTGCTGCTCTGCGCGTTCTTCGGGATGGCGTACGGCGGCAGCGCGATCCTCATCGCGTTGAAGACCGGCAACACGCAGGCGGTCAACCTGGCGTCGCTGGTGTTCTTCCCGCTGCTGTTCCTCTCGCCGAACGTCGTGCCGCGCAGCTTCATGCAGGGCTGGCTCCAGGCGCTCGCGCGGTTCAACCCGGTCACCTACGTGCTGGAGGGCACCCGCTCGCTCGTGCTCGACGGGTGGGTGTGGGAACGCCTCGCCGCGTGCCTGCTGGTGACGTTCGCGACCGCTGTGGTGCTGCTCGGCCTGTCGGTCCGCGCGATGCGGTCGTACGGCTCGTAG